From Streptomyces sp. NBC_00690, a single genomic window includes:
- a CDS encoding SIS domain-containing protein codes for MSRTAAEIATQPNCWRRAAETAKTFDGLPRSGERVAVTGCGTSWFMAIAYAALREAAGLGETDAFASSEFPSGRTYDRVVAITRSGTTTEVLELLQRLKGHVPTVALTADPATPVMEAADTVAVLDWADEESVVQTRFATTALAFLRAGLGEIPGVKSIAEAAVDAELAVTEPLPDGVLGAEQWTFLGRGWTYGLALEAGLKMREAAGAWTEAYPAMEYRHGPIAITGPGRVAWVFGELPEGLSVDVAGVGGTLVANRGVDPLADLVRAQRLAVELAESKGYDPDRPRNLTRSVILPQS; via the coding sequence ATGTCCCGTACCGCAGCTGAGATAGCCACCCAGCCCAATTGCTGGCGACGCGCGGCAGAAACCGCCAAAACCTTCGATGGACTCCCCCGGTCGGGCGAACGAGTGGCCGTGACGGGGTGCGGCACATCCTGGTTCATGGCCATCGCCTACGCCGCTCTGCGCGAGGCAGCCGGGCTCGGCGAGACCGATGCATTTGCGTCATCGGAGTTCCCGTCGGGACGGACGTATGACCGTGTCGTGGCCATCACCCGGTCCGGGACCACCACCGAAGTCCTGGAGCTCCTCCAGCGGCTCAAGGGACATGTCCCGACGGTGGCTCTCACTGCCGACCCCGCAACGCCCGTGATGGAGGCGGCGGACACGGTGGCCGTACTGGACTGGGCGGACGAGGAATCAGTGGTCCAGACCCGTTTCGCAACCACGGCCCTGGCCTTCCTGCGGGCCGGCCTCGGTGAGATTCCCGGAGTGAAGTCGATCGCCGAAGCCGCGGTGGACGCGGAACTGGCCGTGACGGAACCGCTGCCGGACGGGGTGCTGGGAGCGGAGCAGTGGACCTTCCTGGGCCGGGGGTGGACCTACGGTCTCGCTCTGGAGGCCGGCTTGAAGATGCGTGAGGCGGCGGGGGCCTGGACCGAGGCGTATCCGGCAATGGAGTACCGCCACGGACCGATCGCCATCACCGGACCGGGACGGGTGGCCTGGGTCTTCGGCGAGCTGCCGGAGGGCCTCTCGGTGGACGTCGCCGGGGTTGGGGGGACCCTGGTGGCGAACCGGGGAGTGGACCCCTTGGCGGACCTGGTACGCGCCCAGCGACTGGCGGTGGAGCTCGCGGAGTCAAAGGGCTACGACCCCGATCGCCCCCGCAACCTCACCCGCAGCGTGATCCTCCCCCAGTCCTAA
- a CDS encoding ROK family protein gives MRHVIALDVGGTGMKAALVGVDGTLLYEARRATKRDRGPDAVVQSILDFADDLRTHGKEQLGEPALAAGVAVPGIVDSELGVAVYATNLGWRDVPLRSILSDRLAGIPVALGHDVRTGGLAEGRIGAGQGADRFLFVPLGTGIAGAIGIGGTIEAGAHGYAGEIGHVIVRPDGPHCGCGQRGCLETLASAAAVTRAWAKASGDPGADAADCAKAVESGDPRAIAVWQDAVDALAAGLVTAITLLDPRTLIIGGGLAEARETLFTPLRAAVEARVTFQKLPSIVPAALGDTAGCLGAGLLAWDLIATDSEVTA, from the coding sequence GTGAGACACGTCATCGCCCTGGATGTGGGCGGCACCGGCATGAAGGCCGCCCTCGTCGGGGTGGACGGGACCCTCCTCTATGAGGCCCGCCGCGCCACGAAGCGAGACCGTGGGCCTGATGCCGTCGTCCAGTCCATCCTCGACTTCGCCGACGACCTTCGCACCCATGGCAAGGAGCAGTTGGGAGAACCCGCACTCGCCGCAGGTGTCGCCGTCCCCGGAATCGTCGACTCCGAGCTCGGCGTCGCCGTCTACGCAACCAACCTCGGCTGGCGTGACGTACCCCTGCGTTCGATCCTGAGCGACCGACTCGCAGGCATCCCCGTCGCCCTCGGCCACGACGTCCGCACCGGCGGGCTCGCCGAAGGCCGTATCGGAGCCGGGCAGGGCGCCGATCGCTTCCTGTTCGTGCCCCTGGGCACCGGCATCGCCGGTGCCATCGGCATCGGCGGCACCATAGAAGCCGGCGCCCACGGGTACGCGGGCGAGATCGGCCATGTCATCGTGCGGCCCGACGGACCGCACTGCGGCTGTGGGCAGCGCGGCTGTCTGGAGACGCTCGCCTCCGCAGCGGCCGTCACCCGCGCCTGGGCCAAAGCCAGCGGTGACCCGGGCGCCGACGCGGCCGACTGCGCCAAGGCCGTCGAGTCCGGCGACCCCAGAGCCATCGCCGTCTGGCAGGACGCTGTCGACGCCCTCGCCGCGGGCCTGGTCACCGCCATCACTCTGCTGGACCCGCGCACCCTGATCATCGGTGGCGGGCTGGCCGAGGCCAGGGAAACCTTGTTCACACCCCTACGGGCAGCGGTGGAAGCGAGGGTCACGTTTCAGAAGCTGCCCTCGATCGTCCCCGCAGCCCTCGGGGACACCGCTGGATGCCTGGGCGCGGGCCTGCTCGCCTGGGATCTGATCGCCACCGACTCGGAGGTAACCGCCTAA
- the nagA gene encoding N-acetylglucosamine-6-phosphate deacetylase produces MAARAALADSAARAAHGASGDSTILTGARVVLPTGIVENGQVSIEGTKITGAAPATAPHRDLTGHWIVPGFVDIHNHGGGGGSFTGGSAEDVLQGVRTHREHGTTTLVASMVTAEIDFLAHRAGVLSELVEQGDLAGIHFEGPFISPCRKGAHSEELLRDPDPAEVRKLIDAARGTAKMVTLAAELPGGIDSVRLLAEHGVIAAIGHTDATYEQTVEAINAGATVATHLFNAMPPLGHRSPGPIVALLEDERITVELINDGTHLHPAALELAFHRAGAGRVAFITDAMDAAGFGDGRYQLGPLAVDVIDGVARLTEGGSIAGSTLTLDTAFRRAATVDRLPVTDIVQAISVNPAKLLGAYDRVGSLEPGKDADLVVLDDQFRLKGVMRQGSWVIEPQ; encoded by the coding sequence ATGGCCGCACGCGCCGCACTCGCTGATAGCGCCGCACGCGCCGCACACGGGGCATCCGGCGACAGCACGATCCTCACCGGAGCCCGGGTCGTGCTGCCCACCGGGATTGTCGAGAACGGGCAGGTGAGCATCGAGGGCACGAAGATCACCGGTGCTGCACCGGCCACCGCACCCCACCGTGATCTCACCGGGCACTGGATCGTTCCCGGCTTCGTCGACATCCACAACCATGGCGGTGGCGGCGGCTCCTTCACCGGCGGCAGTGCCGAGGACGTGCTCCAGGGCGTCCGGACGCACCGGGAGCACGGCACGACCACGCTGGTCGCCTCGATGGTCACCGCGGAGATCGACTTCCTCGCCCACCGGGCTGGAGTCCTCTCCGAGTTGGTCGAACAGGGCGACCTCGCCGGCATCCACTTCGAAGGCCCCTTCATCTCGCCCTGCCGCAAGGGCGCACACAGCGAAGAACTGCTGCGCGACCCCGACCCGGCCGAGGTGCGCAAGCTGATCGACGCGGCGCGCGGCACCGCGAAGATGGTGACGCTCGCCGCCGAACTGCCCGGTGGCATCGACTCCGTACGGCTCCTCGCCGAGCACGGCGTCATCGCGGCGATCGGACACACGGACGCCACCTACGAGCAGACCGTGGAAGCCATCAACGCCGGCGCCACGGTGGCGACGCACTTGTTCAACGCGATGCCTCCGCTGGGCCACCGCTCCCCCGGCCCGATCGTGGCACTGCTGGAGGACGAGCGGATCACCGTCGAACTGATCAACGACGGTACGCACCTCCACCCCGCCGCACTGGAGCTGGCCTTCCACCGCGCGGGCGCGGGCCGGGTCGCCTTCATCACGGACGCCATGGACGCCGCGGGCTTCGGCGACGGCCGCTACCAACTCGGTCCGCTGGCCGTCGACGTCATCGACGGGGTGGCCCGCCTCACCGAAGGCGGTTCCATCGCGGGCTCGACCCTCACCTTGGACACCGCCTTCAGACGGGCCGCCACCGTGGACCGGCTGCCCGTCACCGACATCGTCCAGGCGATCTCGGTGAACCCGGCGAAGCTGCTCGGCGCGTACGACCGGGTCGGCTCGCTGGAGCCCGGCAAGGACGCCGACCTGGTGGTACTGGACGATCAGTTCCGCCTCAAGGGTGTTATGCGCCAAGGCAGCTGGGTGATCGAACCCCAGTAA
- a CDS encoding 1-phosphofructokinase family hexose kinase — MILTVTLNTALDITYQVSALTPHGSHRVDNVVERPGGKGLNVARVLAALGQECVVTGFAGGPVGAVLRDLLAPLAPVDALVPITGSTRRTIAVVDGASGDTTQLNEPGPTITTAEWTAFLRAYETLLRDADAVALCGSLPPGIHVGAYAELIRRARTAGVPVLLDTSGEPLRRGIAARPDLIKPNLDELAQLTGSREPLRATCAARRRGARAVVSSLGADGLFAATPEGIWHAAPPAPVRGNPTGAGDSVVAALLAGLVDEVPWPERLARAVALSAATVLAPAAGEFDSPGYATLLPRVTVTEHQAAA; from the coding sequence GTGATCCTCACAGTCACGCTCAACACCGCGCTCGACATCACCTACCAGGTCAGCGCACTGACCCCGCACGGCAGCCACCGAGTGGACAACGTAGTCGAGCGGCCAGGCGGCAAAGGGCTGAATGTCGCCAGGGTGCTTGCCGCCCTGGGTCAGGAATGCGTCGTCACCGGCTTTGCGGGCGGACCGGTCGGGGCGGTGCTCCGGGACCTGCTCGCCCCCTTGGCCCCAGTGGACGCGCTCGTTCCCATCACCGGGTCCACCCGCCGCACGATCGCCGTCGTGGACGGCGCCAGCGGGGACACCACCCAGCTCAACGAACCCGGCCCCACGATCACCACCGCGGAGTGGACCGCGTTCCTCCGTGCGTACGAGACGCTGCTGCGCGATGCGGACGCCGTGGCGCTGTGCGGCAGCCTCCCCCCGGGAATCCACGTCGGCGCCTATGCGGAGCTGATCCGTCGCGCCCGGACCGCGGGCGTACCCGTACTCCTGGACACCAGCGGGGAACCCTTGCGCCGGGGCATCGCCGCCCGCCCCGACCTCATCAAACCCAACCTCGATGAGCTGGCCCAGCTCACCGGCTCCCGTGAACCGCTGCGCGCCACCTGCGCAGCGCGCCGCCGCGGTGCGCGGGCGGTCGTCTCCTCGCTCGGTGCCGATGGGCTGTTCGCCGCCACTCCCGAGGGAATCTGGCACGCCGCCCCGCCCGCGCCGGTGCGCGGCAACCCCACCGGCGCCGGCGACTCGGTGGTCGCGGCGCTCCTCGCCGGCCTGGTCGATGAGGTGCCCTGGCCGGAGCGGCTGGCCCGAGCGGTGGCACTGTCGGCGGCGACGGTACTGGCCCCCGCGGCGGGGGAGTTCGACTCCCCGGGGTACGCAACGCTGCTGCCCCGGGTCACCGTGACCGAGCACCAGGCAGCGGCATGA